The Fimbriimonas ginsengisoli Gsoil 348 genome window below encodes:
- a CDS encoding GNAT family N-acetyltransferase, whose protein sequence is MQNDRYGGRRSLMRLKTKRLLLRPFETVDVEDSLEYRNDSEFARYLAHVPQPFTRSDAEEFVRVNMAEPFDRSATFAVVLDGKVIGSINLEIDEATRTAMLGYGISRSYWNLGLTTEAAEAVLEWGFGTLNLTLIWASTSLGNLRSQRVLQKLGMTPQPWTKEPKFAVTNEEWLTLHLRVSAQPKLRGEA, encoded by the coding sequence ATGCAGAATGATCGATATGGCGGTCGGAGGTCTCTAATGCGGCTGAAAACGAAGCGTCTGCTACTGAGACCCTTCGAAACGGTCGATGTGGAGGACAGCCTCGAATACAGAAACGATTCGGAGTTTGCCCGTTACCTAGCGCACGTTCCGCAGCCCTTCACAAGATCCGACGCCGAGGAGTTCGTGCGCGTCAACATGGCCGAACCCTTCGACCGAAGCGCAACCTTCGCCGTTGTGCTGGATGGCAAGGTCATCGGAAGCATCAACCTCGAAATCGATGAGGCCACCCGAACCGCGATGCTGGGCTACGGCATCAGTCGCAGCTACTGGAATCTCGGGCTGACCACCGAAGCCGCCGAGGCGGTCTTGGAGTGGGGCTTTGGAACTCTGAACTTGACCCTGATCTGGGCATCCACAAGCCTCGGCAACCTTCGCTCGCAACGAGTGCTGCAGAAGCTCGGCATGACTCCCCAGCCTTGGACGAAAGAGCCCAAGTTCGCGGTCACCAACGAAGAGTGGCTGACCCTTCACCTTCGAGTCTCCGCTCAACCTAAGTTAAGAGGCGAAGCCTGA
- the denD gene encoding D-erythronate dehydrogenase, translating to MKVLITGAAGMIGRKLTERIAADGNVGGAAIEVLLLHDVVPPSPVPGSRVDTSDLGQPGATDRLLAERPDLIFHLAAVVSGEAEADFEKGYRVNLDATRALFESIRLMGEGYCPRVVFASSIAVFGKPFPDTIDDEFLLAPLTSYGTQKAIGELLLSDYSRRGFFDGIGIRLPTICVRPGKPNKAASGFFSNIIREPLNGEEAVLPVPEDVRHWFASPRSAVNFLLHAASLDGNALGSRRNLSMPGLSATVGEQIDALRRIAGDSVVARIRREPDETITRIVGGWPQNFVARRATELGFRSESSFDEIIRVHIEDELT from the coding sequence ATGAAAGTTCTCATCACCGGAGCGGCCGGAATGATCGGAAGGAAGCTGACCGAGCGAATCGCGGCCGATGGGAACGTAGGCGGCGCGGCGATAGAAGTTCTACTTCTCCACGACGTCGTGCCCCCGTCCCCCGTGCCCGGAAGCCGAGTCGACACCTCCGATCTTGGACAGCCGGGAGCGACCGACCGCCTCTTGGCGGAGCGGCCCGATCTGATTTTTCATCTGGCCGCCGTCGTCTCGGGCGAAGCGGAGGCCGACTTCGAGAAAGGTTATCGAGTCAACCTCGACGCGACCCGCGCCCTCTTCGAGTCGATCCGGCTGATGGGAGAGGGTTACTGCCCTCGGGTCGTATTCGCCTCGTCCATCGCCGTTTTCGGCAAGCCATTCCCCGACACGATCGACGACGAGTTCCTCTTGGCGCCTCTAACCAGTTACGGAACTCAGAAGGCGATCGGTGAATTACTCCTCTCCGACTATTCCCGTCGAGGGTTCTTCGACGGCATCGGGATTCGGCTTCCGACGATCTGCGTACGGCCCGGCAAGCCGAACAAAGCCGCTTCCGGCTTCTTTTCCAACATCATCCGCGAGCCGCTGAACGGGGAAGAGGCGGTACTGCCGGTTCCCGAGGATGTCCGCCACTGGTTTGCCTCCCCTCGCTCGGCCGTCAATTTTCTGCTGCATGCCGCCTCGCTCGACGGAAACGCTTTAGGCAGCCGCCGAAACCTCTCCATGCCTGGGCTGTCCGCGACCGTCGGCGAGCAGATCGACGCCCTCCGCCGGATCGCCGGCGACTCGGTCGTGGCGCGAATCCGTCGAGAGCCGGACGAGACGATCACGCGCATCGTTGGCGGCTGGCCGCAGAATTTCGTCGCCAGGCGGGCGACCGAGCTCGGATTCCGATCCGAGTCCTCCTTCGACGAGATCATTCGCGTCCATATCGAAGACGAGCTAACGTAG
- a CDS encoding SDR family oxidoreductase produces MDRRIAVVTGAGSGIGRASAIALGEAGFAVALMGRREDRLAPVAEVIGERVTVVVADVADERQVARGFERVFERFGRLDLLFNNAGTSSPAVPIDELSLSQWQAVVDTNLTGSFLCAREAFRLMKTQSPMGGRIINNGSISAHVPRLYSVPYTATKHAITGLTKALSLEGRAFDIACGQIDIGNAESEMTERTKLGMLQPNGELATEPVIDVAHIAKAVVYMASLPLDANVQFMTVMATKMPYIGRG; encoded by the coding sequence ATGGATCGGAGAATCGCCGTGGTTACGGGGGCGGGGAGTGGGATCGGCAGGGCTTCCGCGATCGCGTTGGGGGAGGCGGGGTTCGCGGTGGCTTTGATGGGGCGGCGGGAAGATCGGCTTGCTCCGGTGGCGGAGGTCATTGGGGAGCGGGTGACGGTAGTGGTGGCCGACGTGGCGGACGAGCGGCAGGTTGCCCGGGGGTTTGAGAGGGTTTTTGAGCGTTTCGGGCGGTTGGACCTGTTGTTTAACAATGCCGGTACGAGCTCGCCGGCGGTGCCCATCGACGAGCTATCGCTTTCGCAATGGCAGGCGGTCGTGGATACGAACCTCACCGGGTCGTTTCTTTGCGCCCGCGAGGCTTTCCGCTTGATGAAGACTCAGTCTCCGATGGGGGGCCGGATCATCAACAACGGGTCGATCTCGGCTCACGTTCCGCGGCTTTACTCCGTTCCTTATACGGCGACGAAGCACGCGATTACCGGGCTCACGAAGGCACTCTCGCTCGAAGGGCGAGCGTTCGACATCGCCTGCGGGCAGATCGACATCGGCAACGCGGAAAGCGAAATGACGGAGCGGACGAAGCTGGGGATGCTCCAGCCGAACGGAGAGCTAGCGACGGAGCCGGTGATCGACGTGGCTCATATCGCCAAGGCGGTCGTCTACATGGCGAGCCTGCCGCTCGATGCGAACGTTCAATTCATGACGGTCATGGCCACGAAGATGCCTTACATCGGGCGTGGCTAA
- a CDS encoding alpha-L-arabinofuranosidase C-terminal domain-containing protein yields the protein MPSLFGRGLLTPALILLVGAVASGQGAENRITVRADRPGPRISPTFYGLMTEEINHSYDGGLYGELLQNRAFRDDSRAPRHWSLISDGGGAGKISLEPGLDPSLRVDIERVDKGQRVGVANGGYWGVPVKPNTTYHVSFIAKVSPGMRAVEVGIEPTKGGADQASRQIAVSGADWRRYETDLRVGRAPASLDNRFFITAANPGTIWLRNVSLFPPTYKNHRNGNRIDLMDKLSAMRPTFLRFPGGNYLEGNTIAERFDWKATLGDPAMRRGHQGPWGYRSSDGLGLLEFLQWAEDLHSQPVLAVFAGYALEGQHIDPGPKLAPFVQDALDEIEYVTGDVHTKWGARRAQDGHPKPFPLKYVEIGNEDGFDRSGSYDGRFAQFYDAIKAKYPRLQLIATAAVRSRKMDLLDDHYYRSAVEMARDSGHYDGYDRKGPKIFVGEWATVMGRPTPTFEAALGDAAWLTGLERNSDLVVMECYAPLLVNVNPGGAQWPTNLIGYDALTSYGSPAYYVQTMFGQNTGDVVLPAEIALASKAATSTPAPHGAIGVGTYRTQSEYKDVEVTHDGTTLYQKDFSQGMDGWGTRGGRWSVVDGALRQTSNAPDVQAYAGDKNWTDYTIHVKARKLGGAEGFMVAFHVLDGRNYWHWNIGGWNNTRSAIQRHEDGGVDEVGEATPTTVETGRWYDIRIELQGGRIRGYLDGKLITEVNETNRPPAKPLYVAASRMSRTGEIILKVVNFSAEPMATQVDLTGVSRIASKASGWMLSGDLDDVNSVQNPVKVAPQAITLTDVGRSFGHTFPAHSVTVIRLRAR from the coding sequence ATGCCTTCTTTATTTGGCCGTGGCCTTCTCACCCCTGCTTTGATCCTTCTCGTGGGTGCGGTGGCAAGCGGCCAGGGAGCGGAAAACCGGATCACGGTGCGGGCCGATCGGCCAGGACCCAGGATCAGCCCGACGTTCTACGGGCTAATGACGGAGGAGATCAACCACTCTTACGATGGCGGCCTCTACGGCGAGCTTCTTCAGAACCGAGCTTTTCGCGACGACTCGAGGGCGCCCCGGCACTGGTCTCTGATCTCCGATGGGGGAGGGGCCGGAAAGATTTCCCTCGAACCAGGACTCGACCCGAGCCTCCGCGTCGATATCGAGCGAGTGGATAAGGGGCAGCGGGTGGGAGTGGCGAACGGCGGTTACTGGGGGGTTCCAGTTAAACCGAACACCACCTACCATGTTTCGTTCATTGCGAAGGTTTCGCCCGGTATGCGAGCGGTGGAGGTCGGCATCGAGCCGACGAAAGGCGGGGCGGATCAGGCGAGCCGGCAAATCGCGGTGTCGGGCGCCGACTGGCGTCGGTACGAAACCGACCTGCGGGTCGGGCGGGCACCCGCGTCGCTCGACAACCGATTCTTTATCACCGCCGCCAATCCGGGAACGATCTGGCTGCGCAACGTTTCGCTTTTCCCTCCAACCTACAAGAACCACCGGAACGGCAATCGGATCGACCTGATGGACAAGCTTTCGGCGATGCGGCCTACATTCCTCCGGTTCCCCGGCGGGAATTATCTCGAGGGGAACACTATCGCGGAGAGATTCGATTGGAAGGCGACGTTGGGCGATCCGGCGATGCGCCGGGGGCACCAGGGGCCTTGGGGGTACCGGTCGTCGGACGGGCTTGGACTGTTGGAATTCTTGCAGTGGGCCGAGGACCTGCACTCGCAGCCGGTATTGGCGGTGTTCGCCGGGTATGCGCTGGAGGGTCAGCACATCGATCCGGGTCCCAAGTTGGCTCCGTTCGTCCAAGACGCGTTGGACGAAATCGAGTACGTGACGGGCGACGTTCACACCAAATGGGGGGCTCGACGCGCGCAAGACGGGCATCCGAAGCCGTTTCCGCTGAAGTATGTCGAGATCGGCAACGAAGACGGGTTCGACCGGTCGGGTAGCTACGACGGGAGGTTCGCGCAGTTCTATGACGCCATCAAGGCGAAGTACCCGCGACTGCAGCTAATCGCGACGGCTGCGGTCCGTTCGCGAAAGATGGACCTCTTGGACGACCACTATTACCGGTCAGCGGTGGAGATGGCTCGCGACTCGGGGCACTACGACGGATACGACCGGAAGGGGCCTAAGATCTTCGTGGGCGAATGGGCGACGGTCATGGGCAGGCCGACGCCTACCTTTGAGGCGGCCCTTGGGGACGCGGCCTGGCTGACTGGTCTGGAGCGAAACTCCGACTTGGTGGTGATGGAATGCTATGCCCCGCTCCTGGTGAACGTGAATCCGGGCGGCGCCCAGTGGCCGACGAACCTTATCGGCTACGACGCGCTCACCAGCTACGGTTCGCCCGCGTATTACGTGCAGACGATGTTCGGGCAGAACACCGGCGACGTGGTGCTGCCGGCCGAAATCGCGCTGGCATCCAAAGCGGCAACCTCGACTCCAGCTCCACACGGGGCGATCGGCGTGGGGACCTACCGGACGCAATCCGAATACAAAGACGTCGAAGTCACCCACGACGGAACGACGCTGTACCAAAAGGATTTCAGCCAGGGGATGGATGGCTGGGGAACGCGAGGCGGGCGCTGGAGCGTGGTCGACGGCGCGCTGCGCCAGACCAGCAACGCTCCGGACGTTCAGGCGTACGCGGGGGACAAGAATTGGACCGACTACACGATCCACGTCAAAGCCAGGAAGCTGGGCGGAGCGGAAGGGTTCATGGTCGCGTTCCATGTTCTCGACGGACGCAACTACTGGCACTGGAACATCGGTGGATGGAATAACACCCGATCGGCGATTCAGCGCCACGAGGATGGCGGAGTCGACGAAGTCGGCGAAGCGACGCCGACCACCGTCGAGACCGGCCGGTGGTACGACATCCGGATCGAGCTGCAAGGCGGCCGAATCCGCGGGTACCTCGACGGGAAGCTTATCACCGAGGTGAACGAGACGAACCGGCCTCCGGCCAAGCCGCTTTATGTAGCGGCGAGCCGAATGAGCCGAACGGGCGAGATCATTCTGAAAGTGGTCAACTTCTCGGCGGAGCCGATGGCGACCCAAGTGGACCTGACCGGGGTTTCCCGGATTGCGTCGAAGGCATCCGGTTGGATGCTTTCAGGCGACCTGGACGACGTGAACTCGGTTCAGAATCCGGTCAAAGTGGCGCCACAAGCGATTACTCTCACCGACGTGGGGCGATCGTTCGGCCACACGTTCCCGGCCCATTCGGTAACGGTGATCCGGCTGCGGGCGAGGTAG
- a CDS encoding copper amine oxidase N-terminal domain-containing protein, which translates to MKTILSLGSVVVLGLTLASAQTTTSKSTETKVGVSLKGVEVTRKHVDTTRTERGSRRRSGGTVRAANIAVTVDGDPVKFVDQGPVMRGSRVLVPLRGVFEKMGANVVWDRDTNTVIATRGERTVKLPLNGSTATVGGQTVNLDMPPVVIYGRALVPLRFLGESLGATVDWHPNEMAVVIKSGA; encoded by the coding sequence ATGAAAACCATTCTTTCTCTGGGCAGCGTCGTCGTTCTCGGTCTTACATTAGCGTCGGCTCAAACGACGACCAGCAAATCGACCGAGACCAAGGTCGGAGTTAGCCTCAAAGGGGTCGAGGTCACGCGAAAGCATGTCGATACTACGAGGACCGAGCGTGGCAGCCGTCGCCGGAGCGGGGGCACGGTCCGGGCGGCCAACATTGCCGTCACCGTAGATGGGGACCCGGTGAAATTCGTCGACCAGGGGCCGGTGATGCGCGGAAGCCGGGTGCTGGTTCCGCTCCGCGGCGTCTTTGAGAAGATGGGCGCTAACGTCGTATGGGACCGGGACACGAACACCGTGATCGCCACTCGGGGCGAGCGAACGGTGAAGCTCCCGCTGAATGGTTCGACCGCAACGGTCGGAGGGCAAACCGTAAACCTCGATATGCCGCCGGTGGTCATCTACGGTCGCGCACTGGTTCCGCTCCGTTTCCTTGGAGAGAGTCTGGGCGCTACGGTCGACTGGCATCCGAACGAGATGGCGGTCGTGATCAAGTCTGGCGCTTGA
- a CDS encoding DUF2071 domain-containing protein, whose protein sequence is MRLSTISGLIKRRLLINYRADPTVVQRLLPEGFRPQTQRGFAIVGMCLIRLEHMRPHGLPGFLGVSSENAAHRIAVESEHGLGVYIVRRDTDSRLNQLAGGRIFSSEHHMARIEVTDGEGRIEYSLRSEDGAFSVRVEASEADALPPESCFASLAESSAFFEAGDRGYTPSPDGSRLDGLQLRTHGWRARPLKVASLHSSYCEDPGNFPKGSIEYDHALVMRDIEHEWSTVHAPEAASTVSQ, encoded by the coding sequence ATGCGCCTATCCACGATCTCGGGGCTCATCAAGCGACGGCTTTTGATCAACTACCGTGCCGACCCAACGGTAGTTCAGCGGCTTCTGCCGGAAGGTTTTCGTCCTCAGACCCAAAGAGGATTTGCGATCGTCGGCATGTGCCTAATTCGATTGGAGCATATGCGTCCGCACGGTCTTCCCGGGTTCCTCGGTGTCTCAAGCGAAAATGCCGCCCACCGCATCGCGGTCGAATCCGAACACGGTTTGGGTGTGTACATAGTTCGGCGTGACACCGATTCTCGGTTGAACCAACTCGCCGGTGGCCGGATCTTCTCGAGCGAGCACCACATGGCCCGCATCGAGGTTACAGATGGGGAAGGACGGATCGAATACTCGCTGCGGTCCGAGGACGGCGCATTCTCCGTAAGAGTCGAGGCCTCCGAAGCGGACGCATTACCCCCGGAATCTTGCTTTGCCTCTCTGGCCGAGTCATCCGCCTTCTTCGAAGCGGGAGATCGAGGTTACACCCCTAGCCCAGACGGTAGCCGCTTGGATGGGCTTCAGTTACGAACCCACGGCTGGAGGGCTCGCCCTCTGAAGGTTGCGAGCCTCCACTCCAGCTATTGCGAGGACCCGGGAAACTTTCCCAAGGGTTCGATCGAGTACGACCATGCCCTGGTCATGCGCGACATCGAGCACGAGTGGTCCACCGTCCATGCCCCCGAGGCCGCCTCAACAGTCTCACAATAG
- a CDS encoding zinc-dependent alcohol dehydrogenase, with translation MKAVCWNGKYDVRVETVPDPRLINPRDAIIKVTTTAICGSDLHLYDGIIPTMMPGDILGHEFMGEVVEVGAGVKNLQKGDRVVVPFAIACGNCFFCQRKQFSLCDNSNPNSAMTAKVYGDSPSGLFGYSHMMGGYDGGQAEYVRVPYADVGPLKIPDGVPDEKVVFLTDIFPTGYMAAENAAIEEGDTVAIWGCGPVGQFAIRSALMLGAAKVIAIDREPARLQMAERASPNVETVNFESHYSVEEILDRTGGRGADSCIDCVGTEAFGHGPGAILDYVKQLARLQSDRPNVLRQAMTACRKGGTISIPGVYGGIIDSINFGAAFNKGLTFKMGQTHVHRYLEPLMQRIQNGEIDPSFVITHHARLDEAPEMYKTFRNQKSECIKVVMKPG, from the coding sequence GTGAAAGCGGTTTGTTGGAACGGGAAGTACGACGTCCGGGTGGAGACGGTCCCCGATCCGCGCCTAATCAACCCCCGCGATGCGATCATCAAGGTGACCACCACCGCCATTTGCGGCTCGGACCTCCATCTTTACGACGGGATTATCCCCACGATGATGCCCGGAGACATTCTCGGCCACGAGTTCATGGGCGAGGTGGTCGAAGTCGGCGCGGGGGTGAAGAACCTCCAAAAGGGGGACCGCGTGGTGGTTCCCTTCGCTATTGCGTGCGGGAACTGCTTCTTCTGCCAGCGAAAGCAGTTTTCACTTTGCGACAATTCCAATCCGAATTCGGCGATGACGGCGAAGGTTTACGGGGACTCTCCTTCTGGCCTATTTGGCTACTCACACATGATGGGCGGGTATGACGGGGGGCAAGCGGAGTACGTGCGAGTGCCGTACGCCGACGTAGGACCCCTAAAGATTCCCGATGGGGTACCGGACGAGAAGGTGGTCTTCCTCACCGATATCTTCCCCACCGGCTACATGGCGGCGGAGAATGCGGCGATCGAAGAGGGGGATACCGTGGCGATCTGGGGCTGCGGACCGGTGGGGCAATTCGCGATCCGAAGCGCACTCATGCTGGGCGCGGCGAAGGTGATCGCCATCGATCGGGAGCCGGCTCGGCTTCAGATGGCGGAGCGGGCGAGCCCGAACGTGGAGACGGTCAACTTCGAGTCTCACTACTCGGTGGAGGAGATCCTCGACCGAACCGGCGGACGCGGGGCCGACTCTTGCATCGACTGCGTGGGGACCGAGGCGTTCGGCCATGGTCCGGGGGCGATTCTCGACTATGTAAAGCAATTGGCCCGGTTGCAAAGCGACCGTCCCAACGTGCTTCGGCAGGCGATGACGGCGTGCCGAAAGGGGGGCACGATCTCTATCCCGGGGGTCTACGGCGGGATCATTGACTCCATTAACTTCGGGGCCGCGTTCAACAAGGGTCTCACGTTCAAGATGGGACAGACGCACGTTCACAGATATTTAGAGCCCTTGATGCAGCGGATTCAGAACGGCGAGATCGATCCCTCGTTCGTCATCACCCATCATGCGAGGCTGGACGAGGCGCCGGAGATGTATAAGACGTTTCGAAATCAGAAGAGCGAGTGCATAAAGGTCGTGATGAAGCCTGGCTAA
- a CDS encoding SRPBCC family protein, producing the protein MRRNSAVRVVTSLVGGALILRAAKGHLGIAEALGAVPEESDRHPWQRGIFVRESIVISKPREEIYAFWRNFENLPQFMRHLEAVAVESERLSHWKARGPAGKDVSWDAEVTVDRPNELIAWRSLPGSTIENTGEVQFEDAPGGRGSIIRVQLTYRPPAGVFGAAVARMFGEEPHGQIADDLRRLRSLLEAGEVPSIEGQPSDRVRKAKRWIGMRPLGPGLPGSDLEPVPNEEAAR; encoded by the coding sequence ATGAGGAGAAACAGCGCCGTGCGCGTCGTCACGAGCTTAGTTGGCGGCGCACTTATCCTGCGAGCGGCGAAGGGACACCTTGGGATCGCGGAGGCACTGGGCGCCGTTCCGGAGGAGTCGGATCGACATCCCTGGCAGCGAGGAATCTTCGTGCGGGAATCGATCGTCATCTCCAAACCGCGAGAGGAGATCTACGCGTTCTGGCGTAACTTCGAAAATCTTCCTCAGTTCATGCGACACCTCGAAGCGGTGGCCGTCGAATCCGAGCGACTATCTCACTGGAAGGCGCGAGGACCGGCGGGAAAGGACGTCTCGTGGGATGCGGAAGTGACTGTCGACCGACCCAACGAGTTGATCGCCTGGAGATCGTTGCCGGGGTCCACCATCGAGAACACCGGCGAAGTGCAATTTGAAGACGCACCGGGCGGAAGGGGCTCTATCATTCGGGTGCAACTGACGTACCGGCCTCCGGCGGGGGTCTTTGGCGCGGCGGTAGCCAGGATGTTTGGCGAAGAGCCGCATGGCCAAATTGCCGACGACTTGCGGCGACTTCGGTCGCTGCTGGAGGCGGGCGAGGTTCCTTCGATCGAAGGGCAGCCGAGCGACCGAGTTCGAAAGGCAAAAAGGTGGATCGGAATGCGGCCCCTTGGGCCTGGATTGCCCGGCTCGGATCTGGAGCCGGTGCCAAACGAGGAGGCGGCAAGGTGA
- a CDS encoding Mrp/NBP35 family ATP-binding protein, translated as MPVTESQVLEALRNVVDPDLHRDIATLGFVKDLVIEGGNVSFTIELTTPACPVREELQAQAEEHVRAVPEVTSVRVTMTAQVRQRQTPQDDLIPGVKHCIAIASGKGGVGKSTVTVNLAIALAQTGAKVGLMDADVYGPSIPLMMGAVNEKPFTQGNKIIPIQRYGIHMMSLGFLLEEGQAVLWRGPMVAGTVRQLLADVAWGDLDYLLVDLPPGTGDAPMSLAQLAPLTGVVIVTTPHHVAANIAGKSVQLFRRLNAPIMGVVENMAGFVCPHCGEVSNIFAGTSGEELSTQLKVPYLGSVPLDPGVSDAGDRGVPAIIANPERPQAQAFKDIAGKLAQQASILAMTRRDLTKLGDAAERPKFVPG; from the coding sequence ATGCCCGTTACCGAATCTCAGGTCCTCGAAGCACTGCGCAACGTGGTCGATCCGGATCTCCACCGCGACATCGCCACGCTCGGGTTCGTAAAGGACCTAGTTATCGAGGGCGGGAATGTCTCCTTTACCATCGAGCTCACGACCCCCGCTTGCCCGGTTCGCGAGGAGCTACAGGCGCAGGCGGAGGAGCATGTTCGGGCGGTACCAGAGGTAACCAGTGTCCGGGTCACGATGACGGCCCAGGTTCGGCAACGGCAAACGCCGCAGGACGATCTCATCCCTGGGGTGAAGCATTGCATCGCGATCGCCTCGGGCAAAGGGGGCGTGGGCAAGAGCACGGTCACCGTCAACTTAGCCATTGCCCTCGCCCAAACGGGCGCCAAGGTTGGGCTTATGGACGCGGACGTCTATGGGCCGTCGATTCCGCTCATGATGGGGGCGGTGAACGAGAAGCCTTTCACTCAGGGAAACAAGATCATTCCGATCCAACGATACGGCATTCACATGATGTCGCTGGGGTTCCTCCTGGAGGAAGGGCAAGCCGTTCTTTGGCGCGGTCCAATGGTCGCGGGAACGGTGAGGCAGTTGTTGGCCGACGTGGCGTGGGGCGATCTCGACTATCTGCTTGTGGACCTGCCCCCCGGAACCGGTGACGCGCCGATGTCGTTGGCCCAACTCGCGCCGTTGACGGGGGTGGTCATCGTGACGACGCCTCACCATGTGGCGGCTAATATCGCGGGCAAGTCGGTGCAGTTATTCCGGCGGCTCAACGCGCCAATCATGGGGGTCGTGGAGAACATGGCCGGCTTCGTTTGTCCCCATTGCGGCGAGGTCTCGAATATCTTTGCCGGCACCTCGGGTGAAGAGCTTTCGACTCAGCTAAAGGTGCCGTATCTCGGTTCCGTACCGTTGGATCCGGGCGTGAGCGATGCGGGAGACCGCGGGGTGCCGGCGATCATCGCCAACCCGGAGCGGCCGCAGGCTCAGGCTTTCAAGGATATCGCCGGCAAACTTGCCCAGCAAGCCTCCATTCTGGCGATGACCCGGCGGGACCTGACGAAGCTCGGCGACGCTGCGGAGCGGCCGAAATTCGTGCCTGGTTAA
- a CDS encoding RNA polymerase sigma factor yields MINARVISWESHLILRAAERDEVAFELLSDMYRPVLMSLALRMLRNPDDANDAVQDTLVKAFRAIHDFDPDRPLKPWLCRICTNCCVDAVRSRKRDGESLDQHEYMLADDGESVDATASGSIREGQVMAAIERLPDKYRRIIVMRHFRHMDVNEIADELHKPEGTIKSWLFRARAMLKKDLQLVLN; encoded by the coding sequence ATGATAAACGCTCGTGTTATTAGTTGGGAGTCTCACCTTATCCTCCGCGCCGCGGAAAGAGACGAAGTGGCTTTCGAGCTGCTCTCCGACATGTATCGTCCGGTGCTGATGAGCCTCGCCTTGCGCATGCTCCGCAATCCCGACGACGCGAATGACGCCGTGCAGGACACGCTGGTCAAAGCGTTCCGCGCCATCCACGATTTCGATCCGGACCGCCCCTTGAAGCCGTGGCTCTGCCGGATCTGCACCAACTGCTGCGTCGACGCCGTTCGATCGCGAAAGCGAGACGGCGAATCGCTCGATCAACACGAGTACATGCTTGCCGACGACGGCGAGAGCGTGGACGCCACCGCATCGGGTTCGATCCGCGAGGGTCAGGTCATGGCCGCGATCGAGCGACTTCCGGACAAGTACCGCCGAATCATCGTCATGCGCCACTTCCGGCACATGGACGTCAACGAGATCGCGGACGAGTTGCACAAGCCGGAAGGCACGATCAAGAGCTGGCTGTTCCGAGCCCGGGCGATGCTCAAGAAGGATCTCCAGCTCGTTCTGAACTAA
- a CDS encoding sigma-70 family RNA polymerase sigma factor, with the protein MAERDQEDQILVNRAQQGDRAAFNVLVRKHEAKAYQYAFRLTRSADEAADVVADAFVRVYNAIGNFKGQSAFSTWIYRIVTNCYLDARKKDKGRTTSLESTIITEDGEIERQIEDPSPNPHQEMELSERDERVQEAISMLPDYQRAMIVMYHSEEMSYEDISAALDLPIGTVKSRLNRARISLRDILVRHEELFRR; encoded by the coding sequence ATGGCGGAACGAGACCAAGAGGACCAGATACTCGTCAACCGAGCCCAGCAGGGCGATCGGGCGGCGTTCAACGTCCTCGTCCGCAAACACGAGGCGAAGGCATACCAGTACGCGTTCCGACTGACTCGCAGCGCGGACGAGGCGGCAGATGTGGTTGCGGATGCTTTCGTCCGGGTCTACAACGCGATTGGAAATTTCAAGGGACAAAGCGCCTTCAGTACGTGGATCTATCGGATCGTCACCAACTGCTACCTAGACGCGCGCAAGAAAGATAAGGGACGGACCACCTCCTTGGAGTCGACGATCATCACCGAGGATGGCGAGATCGAACGGCAGATCGAGGACCCGTCGCCGAATCCGCATCAAGAGATGGAGCTTTCAGAGCGAGACGAGCGGGTTCAGGAGGCGATCTCGATGCTGCCCGACTACCAGCGGGCGATGATCGTGATGTACCACTCGGAGGAGATGAGCTACGAGGATATCTCCGCGGCGTTGGACCTACCGATAGGAACGGTCAAGAGTAGGCTTAATCGAGCAAGAATCAGCCTTCGCGATATTTTAGTGCGTCACGAGGAACTTTTCCGCCGCTAG